The following proteins are encoded in a genomic region of Dasypus novemcinctus isolate mDasNov1 chromosome 21, mDasNov1.1.hap2, whole genome shotgun sequence:
- the FMNL1 gene encoding formin-like protein 1 isoform X1: MGNAAGSAEQPAGPAAPPPKQPAAPKQPMPAAGELEERFNRVLNCMNLPPDKVQLLSQYDNEKKWELICDQERFQVKNPPAAYIQKLKSYLDNSGVSRKVAADWMSNLGFKRRVQESTQVLRELEISLRTNHIGWVQEFLNEENRGLDVLLEYLTFAQCSLTYGMESTDNGAPNSEKSKPLEQSVEDLSKGSPSSVPPQPRSRHLTIKLTPAHSRKASRNSRIVSQKDDVHVCIMCLRAIMNYQSGFSLVMNHPACVNEIALSLNNKNPRTKALVLELLAAVCLVRGGHDIILAAFDNFKEVCGEQHRFEKLMEYFRNEDSNIDFMVACMQFINIVVHSVENMNFRVFLQYEFTHLGLDLYLERLRLTESDKLQVQIQAYLDNVFDVGALLEDTETKNAVVEHMEELQDQVAQLTEKLRDAENESMAKIAELEKQLSQARKELETLRERCSEPTAMGISRRPPEPEKVPAPTLPRPSALELKVEELEEKGLIRIVRGPGDAVAIEILPVAVTTPSSGDTPTPSPGVPASSPSPDRPPAAESPPAAAPTPPSPPPLPGSGPHQEAPPPAPPLAPPLPGSQDLPPAPPPPPPPPPPPPPPPGDGPVPPPPPPPPGGLADALGGPGPEMGPGVKAKKPIQTKFRMPLLNWVALKPSQISGTVFTELNDEKVLQELDMSDFEEQFKTKSQGPSLDISALKGKVAQKAPSKATLIEANRAKNLAITLRKGNLGADRICQAIETYDLQALGLDFMELLTRFLPTEYERSLIARFEREQRPLEELSDEDRFMLRFSRIPRLPERMATITFLGNFPDTAQLLMPQLNAIIAASMSIKSSDKLRQILEIVLAFGNYMNSSKRGAAYGFRLQSLDALLEMKSTDRKQTLLHYLAKVIAEKYPQLTGFHSDLHFLDKAGAVSLDSVLGDVRSLQRGLESTQREFMRQDDCMVLKEFLRANTPVMDKLLADSKTAQEAYESVVEYFGENPKTTTPSMFFSLFSRFVKAYKKAEQEVEQWKKEAVAQEAGADTPGRGEPALPKSPPKVRRQQMDLISELKRKQQKEPLIYESDRDGAIEDIITDLRNQPYIRADTGRRSARRRPPGPPLQVTSDLSL; this comes from the exons aactGCATGAATTTGCCCCCGGACAAGGTCCAGCTGCTGAGCCAGTATGACAACGAGAAGAAGTGGGAGCTCATCTGTGACCAG GAGCGCTTTCAAGTCAAGAACCCCCCAGCCGCCTACATCCAGAAGCTGAAGAGCTACCTGGATAACAGTGGGGTCAGCCGAAAGGTGGCAGCTGATTGGATGTCCAACCTGGGG TTTAAGAGGCGAGTTCAGGAGTCCACACAGGTGCTGCGGGAACTGGAGATCTCCCTGCGGACAAACCACATTGG GTGGGTGCAGGAGTTCCTCAACGAGGAGAACCGTGGCCTGGATGTGCTCCTCGAGTACCTGACCTTCGCCCAGTGCTCCCTCAC GTATGGCATGGAAAGCACAGACAACGGGGCCCCGAACTCGGAGAAGAGCAAGCCCCTGGAGCAGTCGGTGGAGGACCTCAGCAAGGGCTCCCCCTCTTCCGTCCCACCACAGCCCAGGAGCCGCCACCTCACCATCAA GCTGACCCCTGCCCACAGCAGGAAGGCCTCGCGGAACTCCCGCATCGTCAGCCAGAAGGACGATGTCCACGTCTGCATCATGTGCTTGCGTGCCATCATGAACTACCAG tcTGGCTTTAGTCTCGTCATGAATCACCCAGCCTGTGTCAACGAGATTGCTCTGAGCCTCAACAACAAGAACCCCAG AACCAAGGCTCTGGTGCTGGAGCTGCTGGCGGCCGTGTGCCTGGTGCGGGGTGGACACGACATCATCCTTGCGGCCTTTGACAactttaaggag GTGTGTGGGGAGCAGCACCGCTTTGAGAAGCTGATGGAATATTTCCGGAACGAGGATAGCAACATCGACTTCATG GTGGCCTGCATGCAATTCATCAACATCGTGGTACACTCGGTGGAGAACATGAACTTCCGTGTCTTCCTGCAATATGAGTTCACCCACCTGGGCCTGGACCTCTACTTGGAG AGGCTGCGGCTCACGGAGAGCGACAAGCTGCAGGTGCAGATCCAGGCCTACCTGGACAATGTTTTTGATGTGGGTGCCCTGCTGGAGGACACCGAGACGAAGAATGCAGTGGTGGAGCACATGGAGGAGCTGCAGGATCAGGTGGCGCAG CTGACGGAGAAGCTTCGGGACGCGGAGAACGAATCCATGGCCAAGATCGCCGAGCTGGAAAAGCAGCTAAGCCAGGCCCGCAAGGAGCTGGAGACCCTGCGG GAACGCTGCAGCGAGCCCACCGCCATGGGCATCTCTAGGCGTCCCCCGGAGCCCGAGAAAGTGCCTGCCCCGACCCTCCCGCGGCCCTCGGCCCTAGAGCTGAAGGTGGAGGAACTGGAGGAGAAGGGGTTAATCCGCATTGTGCGGGGACCCGGGGATGCTGTCGCCATCGAGATCCTTCCGGTCGCTGTGACAACTCCGAGCAGCGGTGACACCCCGACTCCGTCTCCGGGGGTGCCCGCCAGCTCCCCCAGCCCGG ATCGCCCACCTGCCGCGGAGTCGCCTCCTGCAGCAGCGCCCACGCCACCGTCCCCGCCCCCCCTGCCGGGCTCCGGACCCCACCAGGAGGCCCCTCCCCCGGCGCCCCCCCTGGCGCCGCCCCTCCCGGGCAGCCAGGATCTCCCacccgcccctcccccgccccctcccccgccccctcccccgccgccgCCTCCAGGCGACGGGCCGGTGCCTCCGCCGCCCCCACCGCCTCCGGGAGGCCTTGCGGATGCCCTTGGAGGGCCGGGTCCAGAGATGGGTCCAG GAGTCAAGGCCAAGAAGCCCATCCAGACCAAGTTCCGCATGCCGCTCCTGAACTGGGTGGCCCTGAAGCCCAGCCAGATCAGCGGCACCGTCTTCACGGAGCTCAACGACGAGAAAGTGCTGCAG GAGCTGGACATGAGCGACTTTGAGGAACAGTTCAAGACCAAGTCCCAAGGCCCCAGCCTGGACATCAGTGCCCTCAAGGGCAAGGTGGCCCAGAAGGCCCCTAGCAAGGCAACGCTCATCGAGGCCAACCGGGCCAAGAACCTGGCCATCACCCTACGCAAGGGCAACCTGGGGGCTGACCGCATCTGCCAGGCCATTGAAAC gtaTGACCTGCAGGCCCTCGGCCTGGACTTCATGGAGCTGCTGACCCGCTTCCTGCCCACGGAATACGAGCGCAGCCTCATTGCCCGCTTCGAGCGGGAGCAGCGGCCGCTGGAGGAGCTTTCGGATGAGGACCGCTTCATGCTGCGCTTCAGCCGCATCCCGCGCCTGCCCGAGCGCATGGCCACCATCACCTTCCTGGGCAACTTCCCAGACACGGCCCAGCTGCTCATGCCG caactgAACGCCATCATTGCAGCCTCGATGTCCATCAAGTCCTCTGACAAACTCCGGCAGATCCTGGAG ATCGTCTTGGCTTTCGGCAACTACATGAACAGCAGCAAGCGGGGAGCAGCCTACGGCTTCCGGCTCCAGAGTCTGGATGCG CTGCTGGAGATGAAGTCGACAGACCGCAAGCAGACGCTGCTGCACTACCTGGCGAAAGTCATCGCTGAGAAGTACCCACAGCTCACGGGCTTCCACAGCGACCTGCACTTCCTGGACAAGGCCGGCGCAG tgtCCCTGGACAGCGTCCTGGGGGACGTGCGCTCCTTGCAGAGAGGCCTGGAGTCGACCCAGCGGGAGTTTATGCGACAGGACGACTGCATGGTGCTCAAGGAGTTCCTAAGGGCCAACACGCCGGTGATGGACAAGCTGCTGGCGGACAGCAAGACTGCCCAG GAGGCCTACGAGTCCGTGGTGGAATACTTCGGGGAGAACCCCAAGACTACGACCCCCTCCATGTTCTTTTCCCTCTTTAGCCGCTTCGTCAAGGCATACAAG AAAGCTGAGCAGGAGGTGGAACAGTGGAAGAAAGAAGCAGTTGCCCAGGAGGCAGGTGCTGACACCCCAGGTCGAGGGGAGCCTGCTCTACCCAAG TCCCCGCCCAAGGTCCGGCGGCAACAGATGGACCTTATCTCAGAGCTGAAACGGAAGCAGCAGAAGGAGCCGCTCATCTATGAGAGTGACCGCGATGGAGCCATTGAAGACATCATCACAG ATCTGCGGAACCAGCCCTACATCCGCGCAGACACAGGTCGCCGCAGCGCCCGCCGGCGCCCCCCGGGGCCTCCCCTGCAGGTCACCTCCGACCTGTCGCTGTAG
- the FMNL1 gene encoding formin-like protein 1 isoform X2, with amino-acid sequence MGNAAGSAEQPAGPAAPPPKQPAAPKQPMPAAGELEERFNRVLNCMNLPPDKVQLLSQYDNEKKWELICDQERFQVKNPPAAYIQKLKSYLDNSGVSRKVAADWMSNLGFKRRVQESTQVLRELEISLRTNHIGWVQEFLNEENRGLDVLLEYLTFAQCSLTYGMESTDNGAPNSEKSKPLEQSVEDLSKGSPSSVPPQPRSRHLTIKLTPAHSRKASRNSRIVSQKDDVHVCIMCLRAIMNYQSGFSLVMNHPACVNEIALSLNNKNPRTKALVLELLAAVCLVRGGHDIILAAFDNFKEVCGEQHRFEKLMEYFRNEDSNIDFMVACMQFINIVVHSVENMNFRVFLQYEFTHLGLDLYLERLRLTESDKLQVQIQAYLDNVFDVGALLEDTETKNAVVEHMEELQDQVAQLTEKLRDAENESMAKIAELEKQLSQARKELETLRERCSEPTAMGISRRPPEPEKVPAPTLPRPSALELKVEELEEKGLIRIVRGPGDAVAIEILPVAVTTPSSGDTPTPSPGVPASSPSPDRPPAAESPPAAAPTPPSPPPLPGSGPHQEAPPPAPPLAPPLPGSQDLPPAPPPPPPPPPPPPPPPGDGPVPPPPPPPPGGLADALGGPGPEMGPGVKAKKPIQTKFRMPLLNWVALKPSQISGTVFTELNDEKVLQELDMSDFEEQFKTKSQGPSLDISALKGKVAQKAPSKATLIEANRAKNLAITLRKGNLGADRICQAIETYDLQALGLDFMELLTRFLPTEYERSLIARFEREQRPLEELSDEDRFMLRFSRIPRLPERMATITFLGNFPDTAQLLMPQLNAIIAASMSIKSSDKLRQILEIVLAFGNYMNSSKRGAAYGFRLQSLDALLEMKSTDRKQTLLHYLAKVIAEKYPQLTGFHSDLHFLDKAGAVSLDSVLGDVRSLQRGLESTQREFMRQDDCMVLKEFLRANTPVMDKLLADSKTAQEAYESVVEYFGENPKTTTPSMFFSLFSRFVKAYKKAEQEVEQWKKEAVAQEAGADTPGRGEPALPKSPPKVRRQQMDLISELKRKQQKEPLIYESDRDGAIEDIITVLKTVPFTARTGKRTSRLLCEASLGEEIPL; translated from the exons aactGCATGAATTTGCCCCCGGACAAGGTCCAGCTGCTGAGCCAGTATGACAACGAGAAGAAGTGGGAGCTCATCTGTGACCAG GAGCGCTTTCAAGTCAAGAACCCCCCAGCCGCCTACATCCAGAAGCTGAAGAGCTACCTGGATAACAGTGGGGTCAGCCGAAAGGTGGCAGCTGATTGGATGTCCAACCTGGGG TTTAAGAGGCGAGTTCAGGAGTCCACACAGGTGCTGCGGGAACTGGAGATCTCCCTGCGGACAAACCACATTGG GTGGGTGCAGGAGTTCCTCAACGAGGAGAACCGTGGCCTGGATGTGCTCCTCGAGTACCTGACCTTCGCCCAGTGCTCCCTCAC GTATGGCATGGAAAGCACAGACAACGGGGCCCCGAACTCGGAGAAGAGCAAGCCCCTGGAGCAGTCGGTGGAGGACCTCAGCAAGGGCTCCCCCTCTTCCGTCCCACCACAGCCCAGGAGCCGCCACCTCACCATCAA GCTGACCCCTGCCCACAGCAGGAAGGCCTCGCGGAACTCCCGCATCGTCAGCCAGAAGGACGATGTCCACGTCTGCATCATGTGCTTGCGTGCCATCATGAACTACCAG tcTGGCTTTAGTCTCGTCATGAATCACCCAGCCTGTGTCAACGAGATTGCTCTGAGCCTCAACAACAAGAACCCCAG AACCAAGGCTCTGGTGCTGGAGCTGCTGGCGGCCGTGTGCCTGGTGCGGGGTGGACACGACATCATCCTTGCGGCCTTTGACAactttaaggag GTGTGTGGGGAGCAGCACCGCTTTGAGAAGCTGATGGAATATTTCCGGAACGAGGATAGCAACATCGACTTCATG GTGGCCTGCATGCAATTCATCAACATCGTGGTACACTCGGTGGAGAACATGAACTTCCGTGTCTTCCTGCAATATGAGTTCACCCACCTGGGCCTGGACCTCTACTTGGAG AGGCTGCGGCTCACGGAGAGCGACAAGCTGCAGGTGCAGATCCAGGCCTACCTGGACAATGTTTTTGATGTGGGTGCCCTGCTGGAGGACACCGAGACGAAGAATGCAGTGGTGGAGCACATGGAGGAGCTGCAGGATCAGGTGGCGCAG CTGACGGAGAAGCTTCGGGACGCGGAGAACGAATCCATGGCCAAGATCGCCGAGCTGGAAAAGCAGCTAAGCCAGGCCCGCAAGGAGCTGGAGACCCTGCGG GAACGCTGCAGCGAGCCCACCGCCATGGGCATCTCTAGGCGTCCCCCGGAGCCCGAGAAAGTGCCTGCCCCGACCCTCCCGCGGCCCTCGGCCCTAGAGCTGAAGGTGGAGGAACTGGAGGAGAAGGGGTTAATCCGCATTGTGCGGGGACCCGGGGATGCTGTCGCCATCGAGATCCTTCCGGTCGCTGTGACAACTCCGAGCAGCGGTGACACCCCGACTCCGTCTCCGGGGGTGCCCGCCAGCTCCCCCAGCCCGG ATCGCCCACCTGCCGCGGAGTCGCCTCCTGCAGCAGCGCCCACGCCACCGTCCCCGCCCCCCCTGCCGGGCTCCGGACCCCACCAGGAGGCCCCTCCCCCGGCGCCCCCCCTGGCGCCGCCCCTCCCGGGCAGCCAGGATCTCCCacccgcccctcccccgccccctcccccgccccctcccccgccgccgCCTCCAGGCGACGGGCCGGTGCCTCCGCCGCCCCCACCGCCTCCGGGAGGCCTTGCGGATGCCCTTGGAGGGCCGGGTCCAGAGATGGGTCCAG GAGTCAAGGCCAAGAAGCCCATCCAGACCAAGTTCCGCATGCCGCTCCTGAACTGGGTGGCCCTGAAGCCCAGCCAGATCAGCGGCACCGTCTTCACGGAGCTCAACGACGAGAAAGTGCTGCAG GAGCTGGACATGAGCGACTTTGAGGAACAGTTCAAGACCAAGTCCCAAGGCCCCAGCCTGGACATCAGTGCCCTCAAGGGCAAGGTGGCCCAGAAGGCCCCTAGCAAGGCAACGCTCATCGAGGCCAACCGGGCCAAGAACCTGGCCATCACCCTACGCAAGGGCAACCTGGGGGCTGACCGCATCTGCCAGGCCATTGAAAC gtaTGACCTGCAGGCCCTCGGCCTGGACTTCATGGAGCTGCTGACCCGCTTCCTGCCCACGGAATACGAGCGCAGCCTCATTGCCCGCTTCGAGCGGGAGCAGCGGCCGCTGGAGGAGCTTTCGGATGAGGACCGCTTCATGCTGCGCTTCAGCCGCATCCCGCGCCTGCCCGAGCGCATGGCCACCATCACCTTCCTGGGCAACTTCCCAGACACGGCCCAGCTGCTCATGCCG caactgAACGCCATCATTGCAGCCTCGATGTCCATCAAGTCCTCTGACAAACTCCGGCAGATCCTGGAG ATCGTCTTGGCTTTCGGCAACTACATGAACAGCAGCAAGCGGGGAGCAGCCTACGGCTTCCGGCTCCAGAGTCTGGATGCG CTGCTGGAGATGAAGTCGACAGACCGCAAGCAGACGCTGCTGCACTACCTGGCGAAAGTCATCGCTGAGAAGTACCCACAGCTCACGGGCTTCCACAGCGACCTGCACTTCCTGGACAAGGCCGGCGCAG tgtCCCTGGACAGCGTCCTGGGGGACGTGCGCTCCTTGCAGAGAGGCCTGGAGTCGACCCAGCGGGAGTTTATGCGACAGGACGACTGCATGGTGCTCAAGGAGTTCCTAAGGGCCAACACGCCGGTGATGGACAAGCTGCTGGCGGACAGCAAGACTGCCCAG GAGGCCTACGAGTCCGTGGTGGAATACTTCGGGGAGAACCCCAAGACTACGACCCCCTCCATGTTCTTTTCCCTCTTTAGCCGCTTCGTCAAGGCATACAAG AAAGCTGAGCAGGAGGTGGAACAGTGGAAGAAAGAAGCAGTTGCCCAGGAGGCAGGTGCTGACACCCCAGGTCGAGGGGAGCCTGCTCTACCCAAG TCCCCGCCCAAGGTCCGGCGGCAACAGATGGACCTTATCTCAGAGCTGAAACGGAAGCAGCAGAAGGAGCCGCTCATCTATGAGAGTGACCGCGATGGAGCCATTGAAGACATCATCACAG TGCTCAAGACTGTGCCCTTCACCGCCCGCACCGGCAAGCGGACATCCCGGCTCCTCTGTGAGGCCAGCCTGGGAGAGGAGATCCCCCTCTAG